One Glandiceps talaboti chromosome 20, keGlaTala1.1, whole genome shotgun sequence genomic region harbors:
- the LOC144451064 gene encoding cytochrome c oxidase assembly factor 1 homolog produces MFRLPSMSTLKSVAIYGGILSLGGSGFLYIKIQDKLTSGSYYSKSMKILSDNQQAMTSLGSPVKSRYLDLSDKFNKVNGLQCQLKIDVKGSKTNGTLFTWAERPKPGADWEIQKLILQLKNQEDFMTLVEPQQNESETSESIENDEIDLPGISA; encoded by the exons ATGTTTCGTTTACCGAGCATGTCAACATTGAAGTCAGTGGCGATTTATGGAGGAATATTGTCTCTCGGCGGATCAGGATTTCTGTACATTAAAATTCAAG ATAAATTGACATCAGGTAGTTATTACAGTAAATCTATGAAGATTCTATCTGACAATCAACAAGCCATGACATCTCTGGGGTCACCTGTCAAAAGTAGATACTTAGATTTGTCTGACAAATTCAACAAAGTCAATGGTCTCCAATGTCAA CTTAAGATTGACGTGAAAGGTAGCAAAACAAATGGAACATTGTTTACGTGGGCAGAGAGACCAAAACCTGGAGCAGA CTGGGAGATCCAAAAACTGATTCTTCAACTGAAAAACCAAGAAGACTTTATGACCTTAGTAGAGCCACaacaaaatgaaagtgaaacatCAGAATCTatagaaaatgatgaaatagaCTTGCCTGGAATCTCAGCCTGA